The Mercenaria mercenaria strain notata chromosome 10, MADL_Memer_1, whole genome shotgun sequence genome contains a region encoding:
- the LOC123561579 gene encoding uncharacterized protein LOC123561579 translates to MGNTVFCILSLALVLFKGCLCVPPPVPDLPDDWPEEISNGSYIMKVLNPEQRLRRLSLKSKYVYHNGVISSHDQGGYRIRVDGTYAVSDHAMNIAACTAKKMTQYMPTAIFNRLASSAKIGIFSKAETLTVYPEYAAQRNPADCGSTNCAGHCKNSCTFDGRKWYTVAGAGGRRTAILDDNILCNSADPYHKTNNILVHEFAHTVKNYGLTASERSQVNTAYNHAKSARLWADYYPMATVEEYFAVGSGVYFNADHQRYRGTGNHMDLCSGSNFCTSEYQSRTHLYQIDNSLYNILTHVYNNNDPSHYANIGICGGTC, encoded by the exons ATGGGCAACACAGTGTTTTGCATTTTGTCACTGGCACTGGttctttttaaag GTTGCTTATGTGTTCCGCCACCAGTGCCAGATCTCCCAGATGACTGGCCCGAGGAAATATCAAATGG GTCGTATATTATGAAAGTTCTAAATCCAGAACAACGTTTGCGCAGATTGTCACTGAAGTCCAAATATGTTTACCATAACGGTGTTATCTCCAGTCATGACCAAGGCGGTTATAGAATTCGAGTTGATGGAACATACGCTGTGTCTGACCATGCGATGAATATA GCCGCATGCACTGCCAAGAAGATGACGCAATATATGCCTACCGCCATCTTCAACAGACTTGCATCTAGCGCTAAGATAGGAATATTCTCAAAAGCAGAAACTTTGACTGTTTATCCAGAGTATGCAGCGCAAAGGAATCCTGCCGACTGTGGTTCGA CTAACTGTGCTGGTCATTGCAAAAATTCTTGTACCTTCGACGGAAGAAAATGGTATACGGTCGCCGGAGCAGGGGGACGAAGAACTGCCATATTAGATGACAATATTCTGTGTAACAGTGCTGACCCATAccataaaacaaacaatatacttGTACACGAATTCGCACACACAGTAAAAAATTATGGGTTGACTGCCTCCGAAAGAAGTCag GTAAATACAGCATACAATCATGCCAAGTCGGCGCGTTTGTGGGCCGATTATTATCCCATGGCAACCGTTGAGGAATATTTCGCCGTCGGATCTGGTGTATACTTTAACGCCGATCATCAGCGTTATAGGGGAACTGGCAATCACATGGATCT ATGCAGCGGAAGTAACTTCTGTACGTCCGAGTATCAATCAAGGACCCACTTGTATCAGATCGACAACTCATTGTACAACATACTAACCCATGTCTATAACAACAATGATCCAAGTCACTACGCCAACATAGGAATCTGTGGAGGAACATGCTAA
- the LOC128546416 gene encoding uncharacterized protein LOC128546416 encodes MEGENSHQPLTSNTAFPRFLLIQTNIEDFKMTSISPFAIEKTIESIAGVPKSVKKLRTGDLLVEVDRAAHAKNLLGITSFFNHPCKCIPHRTLNSTRGVIRCPDLAGVSETEIVKELTAQHVTAARRIKIKKLGKEIHINTIILTFGIPFLPSVINIGYLRTNFTIYIPNPLQCYNCFKFGHNENTCKAEHICPKCCRDGYSHEHDTCKYPMRCLIKAVANVFMPGPEFYLKEEGYSNTKVSS; translated from the exons ATGGAAGGTGAAAATTCTCATCAACCTCTCACATCAAATACggcatttccaagatttcttCTCATTCAAACAAATATCGaagattttaaaatgacaagtatCTCACCGTTTGCAATTGAGAAAACTATAGAAAGTATAGCTGGTGTTCCTAAATCAGTTAAAAAGTTGCGTACTGGTGATCTTCTCGTTGAAGTTGACAGAGCAGCACACGCTAAAAATCTACTTGGCATTACATCCTTCTTTAACCATCCGTGTAAATGTATACCGCACCGTACTTTGAACTCCACAAGGGGGGTCATTCGATGTCCCGATCTTGCTGGGGTATCAGAGACGGAGATTGTTAAAGAACTTACTGCTCAACACGTGACAGCTGCGAGacgtatcaaaataaaaaaattagggAAAGAAATCCACATCAATACTATCATTCTAACATTTGGCATTCCATTCCTACCTTCTGTTATAAACATTGGCTATCTACGTACAAATTTTACTATTTACATACCAAATCCTCTTCAGTGTTACAATTGTTTCAAGTTTGGCCACAACGAAAACACCTGTAAAGCTGAACATATTTGTCCAAAGTGCTGCCGGGATGGATACTCTCACGAACATGACACCTGCAAGTATCCaatgcgttgt CTTATCAAAGCTGTGGCAAATGTATTCATGCCAGGTCCAGAATTTTATCTGAAGGAAGAGGGCTATTCCAATACCAAAGTCTCCTCTTAG